A region of Odocoileus virginianus isolate 20LAN1187 ecotype Illinois chromosome 11, Ovbor_1.2, whole genome shotgun sequence DNA encodes the following proteins:
- the SLC26A9 gene encoding solute carrier family 26 member 9, which translates to MSQPRPRYVVDRDAYSLTLFDDEFEKKNRTYPLGEKLSNTFRCSSAKIKTTVFGLLPILSWLPKYKIKDYIVPDLLGGLSGGCIQVPQGMAFALLANLPAVNGLYSSFFPLLTYFFLGGIHQMVPGTFAVISILVGNICLQLAPESKFRVFNNATNESYVDTGAMEAERLHVSATLACLTAVIQMGLGFMQFGFVAIYLSESFIRGFMTAAGLQILISVLKYIFGLTVPSYAGPGSIVFTFIDICKNLAHTNIASLIFALISGVVLVLVKELNARYMHRIRFPIPTEMIVVVVATAISGSYKMPKKYHMQIVGEIQPGFPTPVSPVVSQWKDMLGTAFSLAIVGYVINLAMGRTLANKHGYDVDANQEMIALGCSNFFGSFFKIHVICCALSVTLAVDGAGGKSQVSSLCVSLVVMVTMLVLGSYLYALPKSVLGALIAVNLKNSLKQLADPYYLWKKSKLDCCIWVVSFLSAFFLSLPYGVAVGVTFSALVVVFQTQFRNGSALAQGTDTDIYVNPKTYNRVQEIQGIKIVTYCSPLYFANSEIFRQKVIAKTGVDPQKVLLAKQKHLKKQEKGRTMLTQQRKSLFMKTKTVSLQELQQDFENGSPTDPNNNQTPANGASVSYITFSPDSSTAAHCEPPAPAKPSDMLASVPPFVTFHTLVLDMSGVSFVDLMGIKALAKLSSTYEKIGVTVFLANIHAQVYNDISQGGLFEDGCLESSHVFPSIHDAVLFAQAQAREVAPGHDFQGAPVDPELSLYEPEEDSPSYWDLEQEMFGSMFHAETLTAL; encoded by the exons ATGAGCCAGCCCAGGCCCCGCTACGTGGTAGACAGAGATGCATACTCTCTCACCCTCTTCGATGACGAGTTTGAGAAGAAGAACCGGACGTACCCACTGGGAGAGAAACTCAGCAACACTTTCAG ATGTTCCTCAGCCaagatcaaaaccacagtgtTCGGGCTGCTCCCCATTCTCTCTTGGCTCCCCAAGTACAAGATCAAAGACTACATCGTCCCCGACCTTCTTGGCGGCCTCAGCGGTGGATGCATCCAGGTTCCACAAG GCATGGCATTCGCTCTGTTGGCCAACCTTCCTGCAGTCAACGGCCTCTACTCCTCTTTCTTCCCCCTCCTGACCTACTTCTTCCTGGGGGGTATCCACCAGATGGTGCCAG GTACCTTTGCCGTTATCAGCATCCTGGTGGGTAACATCTGTCTGCAGCTGGCCCCAGAGTCGAAATTCCGGGTCTTCAACAATGCCACCAATGAAAGCTATGTGGACACGGGGGCCATGGAGGCCGAAAGGCTGCACGTGTCAGCAACGCTAGCCTGCCTGACGGCCGTCATCCAG ATGGGCCTGGGCTTCATGCAGTTTGGCTTTGTGGCCATCTACCTCTCTGAGTCCTTCATCCGGGGCTTCATGACGGCCGCTGGCCTGCAGATCCTGATCTCCGTGCTCAAGTATATCTTCGGACTGACCGTCCCCTCCTACGCAGGCCCAGGGTCCATCGTATTT ACCTTCATTGACATTTGCAAAAACCTCGCTCATACCAACATCGCCTCGCTCATCTTCGCTCTCATCAGCGGTGTGGTCCTGGTGCTGGTGAAGGAGCTCAATGCCCGCTACATGCACAGGATCCGTTTCCCCATCCCAACAGAGATGATTGTG GTAGTGGTGGCAACAGCTATCTCTGGGAGCTACAAGATGCCAAAAAAATACCACATGCAGATCGTGGGAGAGATCCAACCTGG CTTCCCCACTCCCGTGTCGCCTGTGGTTTCGCAGTGGAAGGACATGCTTGGCACGGCCTTCTCCCTGGCCATCGTGGGCTATGTCATCAACCTGGCCATGGGCCGGACCCTGGCCAACAAGCACGGCTATGATGTGGATGCTAACCAG GAGATGATCGCCCTGGGCTGCAGCAACTTCTTCGGCTCCTTCTTTAAGATCCATGTCATTTGCTGTGCTCTCTCTGTCACTCTGGCCgtggatggagctggaggaaaaTCCCAG GTGTCAAGCCTGTGTGTGTCCCTGGTGGTGATGGTCACCATGCTGGTCCTGGGGTCCTATCTCTACGCTCTCCCCAAG TCTGTGCTAGGAGCCCTGATTGCTGTCAACCTCAAGAATTCTCTCAAGCAACTCGCCGATCCCTACTACCTGTGGAAGAAGAGCAAGCTGGACTGT TGCATCTGGGTGGTGAGCTTCCTCTCCGCCTTCTTCCTGAGCCTGCCCTACGGTGTGGCCGTGGGGGTCACCTTCTCCGCCCTGGTTGtggtcttccagacccagtt TCGTAATGGCTCTGCTTTGGCCCAAGGCACAGACACTGACATTTACGTGAATCCCAAGACCTACAATAGG GTCCAAGAAATCCAAGGTATAAAGATCGTCACTTACTGCTCTCCTCTCTACTTCGCCAACTCAGAGATCTTCAGGCAAAAGGTCATTGCCAAG ACAGGTGTGGACCCCCAGAAAGTGTTGCTGGCCAAGCAAAAGCACCTCaagaagcaggagaaggggagaacgaTGCTCACGCAACAGAGGAAGTCTCTGTTCATGAAAACCAAG ACTGTCTCCCTGCAGGAGCTCCAGCAGGACTTTGAGAACGGCTCCCCAACCGACCCCAACAACAACCAGACGCCTGCTAACGGCGCCAGTGTGTCCTACATCACCTTCAGCCCTGACAGCTCCACTGCTGCCCACTGcgagcccccagcccctgctaAGCCCAGTGACATGCTGGCCAGCGTCCCACCCTTTGTCACCTTCCACACCCTCGTCCTAGACATGAGTGGGGTCAGCTTTGTGGATCTGATGGGCATCAAAGCCCTGGCCAAG CTGAGCTCCACCTATGAGAAGATCGGGGTGACAGTCTTCTTGGCGAACATTCACG CCCAGGTGTACAATGACATCAGCCAGGGAGGCCTCTTTGAAGACGGGTGTCTAGAGAGCAGTCACGTCTTTCCCAGCATACACGACGCGGTCCTTTTTGCCCAGGCACAGGCCAGGGAAGTGGCCCCAGGACACGACTTCCAAGGG GCGCCCGTGGACCCTGAGCTTTCTCTGTATGAGCCGGAGGAGGACAGCCCCAGCTACTGGGATTTAGAGCAG GAGATGTTCGGAAGCATGTTTCATGCAGAGACCCTGACTGCCCTGTGA